From a region of the Fischerella sp. JS2 genome:
- a CDS encoding DGQHR domain-containing protein: MNKNAANLTADMKSRDIELDNKDKQALAILLEKFTNQKNYILVQKTEMGGNEAYIGSVTLEWFAHRVHFASALPLLQQKYNPHTDNIEIDAESIDEIQQRPLDWSRQLPLAQYLASRKNHKFPPVLVVINQPWVDNPKATEWNHHAIALKSTTVFTPLDQEGNVGLLSIAEKDLTIYALDGQHRLMGVQGLMELLQTGKLQRYKKDKTPDDTFITVDDLIEQYNVQPADLQSLPKEKIGIEFICAVEKGETRKQARRRVRSIFVHVNLMAAPLTKGQLAQLNEDDGFSIVARKIAVIHPLLEQCEGRKPRVNWNSATVAAKSTVLTTLQALTDMSERYLGQKFPHWKPLDKGLIPIRPDNQELEDGIEEFHKFFDYLASLPSYKLLEDEDTPALRRFSFEKDGGEGNMLFRPVAQVALAQALGILIFRKGFNLEDIFKKLRKFDQQGGFSGMEYPQSLWYGVLYDPNKKRVQVAGRDLAAKLLIYILGGIQDQMERAELRKDLAKARTVENKTIGFDGKFVEPKQVGLPPVL, translated from the coding sequence ATGAATAAAAATGCAGCTAATCTGACTGCTGACATGAAGAGTAGAGATATAGAACTAGACAATAAAGATAAACAAGCACTAGCAATTCTGCTAGAAAAGTTCACAAATCAGAAAAATTATATTCTAGTTCAAAAAACTGAAATGGGTGGTAACGAAGCTTATATAGGTTCTGTTACCTTGGAATGGTTTGCACATCGGGTTCACTTTGCTTCTGCTTTACCATTGCTTCAACAAAAATATAATCCTCACACAGATAACATTGAAATTGATGCTGAGAGTATTGATGAAATTCAGCAGCGTCCCCTTGATTGGTCGCGCCAATTACCTCTAGCTCAGTATCTAGCATCTCGTAAAAATCATAAGTTTCCTCCGGTACTGGTGGTAATTAATCAACCTTGGGTGGATAATCCCAAGGCTACCGAATGGAATCATCATGCGATCGCTCTAAAATCTACCACAGTTTTTACACCCTTAGATCAAGAAGGCAATGTTGGTCTGCTCAGTATTGCTGAAAAAGATCTCACTATTTATGCACTAGACGGTCAGCATCGACTCATGGGGGTACAGGGGTTAATGGAGTTGCTGCAAACTGGTAAACTTCAACGTTACAAGAAAGATAAAACTCCTGACGACACTTTTATTACAGTAGATGATTTGATAGAGCAGTACAATGTTCAGCCAGCTGATCTGCAAAGTTTACCCAAAGAAAAAATTGGTATTGAGTTTATTTGTGCAGTCGAGAAAGGTGAAACCCGCAAACAAGCAAGGCGAAGGGTGAGATCGATCTTTGTTCATGTCAATTTGATGGCTGCACCTTTGACTAAAGGTCAACTAGCACAGTTGAATGAAGATGATGGTTTTTCGATTGTTGCAAGAAAAATTGCTGTGATCCATCCACTTTTGGAACAGTGTGAAGGTCGAAAACCTCGTGTTAATTGGAATAGCGCCACAGTTGCAGCTAAATCAACGGTTTTGACAACACTACAAGCGCTGACAGATATGTCTGAGCGATATTTAGGACAAAAATTTCCTCATTGGAAACCCTTAGACAAAGGTTTGATTCCCATCCGTCCAGATAATCAGGAACTTGAAGACGGAATAGAGGAATTTCACAAATTTTTTGACTATTTAGCAAGCCTTCCTAGTTATAAGCTTTTGGAAGATGAAGATACACCAGCCTTGCGAAGATTCAGCTTTGAAAAGGATGGTGGTGAAGGAAATATGCTTTTCCGTCCTGTTGCTCAAGTTGCTTTAGCGCAAGCTTTGGGTATCCTGATTTTCCGAAAAGGATTTAACCTGGAAGATATTTTTAAAAAGCTACGAAAATTTGACCAGCAAGGCGGTTTTAGTGGAATGGAATATCCGCAATCTCTGTGGTATGGCGTTTTGTATGACCCAAATAAAAAGCGTGTGCAGGTGGCTGGACGGGACCTGGCAGCGAAGTTACTAATTTATATTTTGGGTGGAATTCAGGATCAAATGGAACGTGCTGAACTTCGTAAGGATTTGGCTAAAGCCAGAACTGTAGAAAATAAAACCATAGGTTTTGATGGTAAGTTCGTTGAACCAAAGCAGGTAGGACTTCCACCTGTCTTATAA
- a CDS encoding HNH endonuclease produces the protein MFINSDAEFYDNIIINGISFCKNHHWAFDRSWFTVNKQ, from the coding sequence CTGTTTATAAATTCAGATGCAGAATTTTACGACAATATAATTATTAACGGAATATCTTTCTGCAAAAATCATCACTGGGCTTTTGATAGGTCTTGGTTTACTGTAAATAAACAATAG
- a CDS encoding DNA phosphorothioation-associated protein 4, with the protein MAETGRIRVAKDKAELVKALTSADGGTGPFQTFADVVIFAAALGAKHKKRVPLGEISKREPSPIPQEQFLVRGYDTVINLIAIVETQDIKVLSFHDEKNNEKRNLLFEEYANGGLEILQVELRGAVDYSERILLILSSERFQDKSEQEEFDLSRFIS; encoded by the coding sequence ATGGCTGAAACTGGCAGAATTAGAGTTGCAAAAGATAAAGCTGAATTAGTAAAGGCTTTAACATCGGCAGATGGTGGTACGGGCCCTTTTCAAACCTTTGCTGATGTAGTTATTTTTGCTGCTGCTTTGGGTGCAAAGCATAAAAAGCGAGTTCCTCTAGGCGAAATTTCTAAAAGAGAACCATCGCCAATTCCTCAAGAACAGTTTCTTGTCAGGGGATATGATACGGTAATAAATTTAATTGCGATCGTGGAAACTCAAGACATAAAAGTTTTATCTTTTCATGATGAAAAAAATAACGAAAAACGTAATTTACTCTTTGAAGAATACGCCAATGGCGGACTTGAAATATTACAGGTTGAACTCAGAGGTGCAGTAGATTACTCAGAGCGAATTTTATTGATTCTCAGTTCTGAAAGATTCCAGGATAAATCCGAACAAGAGGAGTTTGATTTAAGTAGATTCATTTCATAG
- a CDS encoding Uma2 family endonuclease, giving the protein MSIKAEATIEDLYRLPENSKAEIVNGKLILMSPTGFLPGRASGEIYVSLRNYECRTKNGYALPDNVGFIVNLPNRRSFSPDAAFYIGKPTGGKFLDGAPAFAAEVRSENDYGAVAEEEMAAKRRDYFAAGTLVVWDVDVLKEEVIRVYRASNPEQPQVYRRGEVAEAETAVPGWSMPVDDLFV; this is encoded by the coding sequence ATGAGTATAAAAGCTGAAGCAACTATTGAAGATTTATACCGCTTACCTGAAAATAGCAAAGCGGAAATTGTAAATGGAAAACTGATATTGATGTCTCCAACTGGATTTTTACCAGGACGTGCAAGTGGTGAAATTTACGTAAGTTTGCGCAATTATGAATGCCGTACTAAAAACGGTTATGCTTTGCCTGATAATGTAGGCTTTATTGTTAATCTTCCTAACCGTCGTTCTTTCAGTCCAGATGCTGCATTCTACATTGGGAAACCAACGGGTGGAAAGTTTCTTGATGGTGCGCCTGCTTTTGCTGCTGAGGTGAGAAGTGAAAATGATTATGGTGCAGTAGCAGAGGAAGAGATGGCAGCAAAGCGTCGTGATTACTTTGCAGCAGGTACGTTAGTAGTGTGGGATGTAGATGTTCTCAAAGAAGAAGTGATCCGAGTGTATCGTGCTAGCAATCCTGAACAACCGCAAGTGTATCGTCGTGGGGAAGTAGCGGAAGCTGAAACTGCTGTGCCAGGATGGTCTATGCCAGTGGATGATTTGTTTGTTTAG
- a CDS encoding DUF3370 family protein, translating into MVRRKIPSSAKKEVQIDFLYPPDSTPP; encoded by the coding sequence TTGGTAAGGCGAAAAATACCGTCCAGTGCTAAAAAAGAGGTGCAGATAGACTTCCTTTATCCTCCTGATTCTACTCCACCATAG
- a CDS encoding DUF4870 domain-containing protein, whose product MEDLAQRKLLSALSHGAIFFSSLIVSIGIPIAILFISNDPTVKENAKESLNFHINLYIYALFFGLLSIILIGVPFLIALWIISLVMPIIAIVRVLSQPNIPYRYPLIFRLV is encoded by the coding sequence ATGGAAGATCTAGCCCAACGCAAGCTTTTGTCAGCGCTGAGTCATGGGGCAATATTTTTTAGCTCTTTGATTGTGTCTATCGGCATACCCATTGCAATCTTGTTTATCAGCAATGACCCTACAGTAAAGGAAAATGCCAAAGAATCCCTAAATTTTCACATCAACCTTTATATTTATGCGCTCTTTTTTGGGTTGCTGTCGATTATTCTAATTGGTGTTCCGTTTCTGATTGCTTTATGGATTATTAGTTTGGTTATGCCAATTATTGCTATTGTTCGGGTTCTCAGTCAACCCAATATACCTTACCGCTACCCATTAATCTTTCGTTTGGTTTAG
- a CDS encoding secondary thiamine-phosphate synthase enzyme YjbQ, which yields MVYQEQIIISTKGNGDMHDLTDKVNQIVKKSGVRVGMVNVFNVGSTAAIGTIEFEPGLQRDLPDILNKLIPPSREYGHEQTWHDGNGHSHLQATWLGPEITLPLRDGRLVSGTWQQIFHLECDIKPRQRQVMVTVYGE from the coding sequence ATGGTTTACCAAGAGCAAATCATAATTTCTACTAAAGGTAACGGTGATATGCATGACCTTACCGATAAAGTAAACCAGATTGTGAAAAAATCTGGTGTGAGGGTTGGTATGGTTAATGTATTTAATGTTGGTAGTACAGCAGCAATTGGCACAATTGAATTTGAACCTGGACTGCAACGGGATTTGCCAGATATCCTCAACAAGCTAATTCCACCCAGTCGCGAATACGGACACGAGCAAACCTGGCATGATGGTAACGGACACTCCCACCTGCAAGCTACATGGTTGGGGCCGGAAATCACGCTTCCCCTGCGCGATGGCAGATTAGTTTCGGGTACTTGGCAACAAATTTTTCATTTAGAATGCGATATCAAGCCCCGCCAGCGCCAAGTAATGGTAACTGTTTACGGAGAATAA
- a CDS encoding KTSC domain-containing protein, with protein sequence MKLSKLDLSNVVAIAHSQGNLQLLLDLGNELEFIKIPALVAAFEGLQHLNEIVAEAKDLPAYEQSIAMLPMNSSMVNAIGYDGDKNILQIEFHNGAVYQYSDIDQDTWQDLHQANSIGKYFNKNVRGEYQYEYR encoded by the coding sequence ATGAAGCTATCGAAACTGGACTTAAGTAATGTAGTAGCGATCGCTCACTCTCAGGGAAATTTACAGTTATTACTCGATTTAGGTAATGAGCTAGAGTTTATAAAAATTCCTGCACTAGTCGCAGCTTTTGAAGGACTGCAACATTTAAATGAAATCGTTGCGGAAGCGAAAGATTTGCCTGCATATGAGCAATCAATTGCAATGTTGCCAATGAATTCATCAATGGTAAATGCTATAGGCTATGACGGCGACAAAAATATTTTACAGATTGAGTTTCACAACGGTGCAGTATATCAATATTCAGACATAGACCAAGATACTTGGCAAGATTTACATCAAGCTAATTCTATTGGTAAATATTTCAATAAAAATGTTAGAGGTGAATATCAGTATGAATATAGATGA
- a CDS encoding UDP-N-acetylmuramoyl-tripeptide--D-alanyl-D-alanine ligase, with protein sequence MACFATLSQIIDVLAAKGANLSDAALAKLSYGIQTDTRILKPGEIFLALRGEKFNGHEFVPMAIAKGALAAIVDFAYPDPQFPVLQVEDTLQAYQKIGRWWRDRFDIPVIGVTGSVGKTTTKELIAAVLATQGKVHKTHANFNNEIGVPKTLLELNAEHDFAVVEMAMRGQGQIAELTQIARPTIGVITNVGTAHIELLGSEAAIASAKCELLAQMPKDSVAILNYDNPLLIETAAKVWSGKIITFGFTGGDIQGELIDGDTLAVADMQLPLPMPGRHIAANYMAALAVAQVLGINWSYLKSGITVDMPTGRSQRFALPNDVVILDETYNAAPEAMLAALNLLAQTPGKRRIAVLGAMKELGERSRQLHQRVGETVQKLNLDALLVLVDGQDAEAIAQSAKGVPSECFATHADLTARLKTLMKEGDRILFKAAHSVGLDRVVSQLRAEFSNS encoded by the coding sequence ATGGCTTGTTTTGCCACTTTAAGTCAAATCATAGATGTTCTTGCAGCCAAAGGAGCTAATTTATCGGATGCAGCCTTAGCAAAATTAAGTTACGGTATACAAACAGACACCCGTATTCTCAAACCGGGTGAAATTTTTTTAGCTTTACGCGGCGAAAAGTTTAATGGACACGAATTTGTACCAATGGCGATCGCTAAAGGCGCGTTAGCTGCAATTGTTGATTTTGCATACCCAGATCCGCAATTTCCTGTATTACAGGTAGAAGATACTCTCCAGGCTTATCAGAAAATTGGCAGATGGTGGCGCGATCGCTTTGATATCCCGGTAATTGGAGTCACTGGTTCTGTAGGTAAAACTACTACTAAAGAATTAATCGCCGCCGTTTTGGCAACTCAAGGAAAAGTTCATAAGACTCATGCTAATTTCAACAACGAAATTGGTGTACCAAAAACTCTGTTGGAGTTGAATGCAGAACATGATTTCGCCGTGGTGGAAATGGCGATGCGGGGTCAAGGACAAATTGCCGAACTAACACAAATCGCACGTCCCACTATTGGCGTTATTACCAACGTCGGGACAGCACATATAGAATTACTCGGTTCGGAAGCGGCGATCGCTTCTGCCAAGTGTGAGTTATTGGCGCAAATGCCCAAAGATAGTGTAGCAATTCTCAACTATGACAATCCCTTGTTAATTGAAACAGCAGCAAAAGTTTGGTCAGGCAAGATCATAACTTTTGGTTTTACTGGCGGAGACATCCAAGGAGAGTTGATTGATGGCGATACCTTAGCAGTCGCAGATATGCAATTACCTCTACCAATGCCCGGTCGTCACATCGCCGCTAACTACATGGCTGCTTTGGCAGTGGCCCAGGTATTGGGTATTAATTGGTCGTACCTGAAATCAGGGATAACAGTAGATATGCCAACTGGGCGATCGCAACGGTTTGCATTACCCAATGATGTGGTAATCTTAGATGAAACATATAATGCTGCACCAGAAGCTATGCTAGCAGCTTTAAACTTATTAGCACAAACACCAGGCAAACGCCGCATAGCCGTACTGGGTGCAATGAAAGAATTAGGAGAGCGATCGCGCCAATTGCATCAACGAGTCGGCGAAACTGTGCAGAAGTTGAATTTAGATGCTTTGTTAGTTTTAGTAGATGGACAAGACGCCGAAGCGATCGCTCAGAGTGCTAAGGGTGTTCCCTCTGAATGTTTTGCAACTCATGCAGATTTGACAGCTAGATTGAAGACGTTAATGAAGGAAGGCGATCGCATTCTTTTTAAAGCAGCCCATTCCGTCGGATTAGATCGAGTTGTGAGTCAATTACGCGCCGAATTTTCCAATTCTTAG
- a CDS encoding carbohydrate kinase, producing the protein MSNSRVLCLGEVLFDCLADQLGRSLEEVESWTPYPGGAPANVACALVKLDIPTGFIGCVGEDQPGHELVDLLQKVGVDATGVQRHPTAPTRQVYVVRSLAGDRHFAGFGQYDTTEFADTRLEANQLPIKLFEAADFLVLGTLELAYPESGKAIHRALELAEEYNLKVLLDVNWRPVFWPNPDIAPQTIRALFKQVDFLKLSLEEAEWLFDTRKPREILNRLDSVEGVIVTNGEHGCAYSFEEHDGELPAFAVTVADTTGAGDSFVAGFIYQVLMHGIKSLSDPVKAKQIVTYASAVGALTTMKPGAIASQPTKEEVEAFLSQEIGV; encoded by the coding sequence ATGAGTAATTCCCGTGTTTTGTGCCTGGGTGAAGTTTTGTTTGATTGTTTAGCTGATCAGTTGGGGCGATCACTTGAGGAGGTGGAGTCCTGGACTCCTTATCCGGGGGGAGCGCCAGCTAATGTAGCTTGTGCCTTAGTAAAACTGGATATACCAACGGGATTTATTGGTTGTGTAGGCGAAGATCAGCCAGGCCATGAACTGGTAGACTTACTGCAAAAAGTTGGTGTAGACGCAACAGGCGTACAGCGCCATCCAACAGCACCGACGCGACAAGTTTATGTAGTTCGCTCTCTCGCAGGCGATCGCCACTTTGCCGGATTTGGACAGTACGACACCACAGAATTTGCTGATACCCGCCTGGAAGCTAATCAATTGCCAATCAAGCTATTTGAAGCAGCAGATTTTTTAGTCTTAGGTACTTTGGAATTAGCTTATCCAGAAAGTGGCAAAGCAATTCATCGGGCTTTGGAACTAGCGGAAGAATATAATCTCAAGGTCTTACTTGATGTGAATTGGCGTCCTGTGTTTTGGCCTAACCCTGATATAGCGCCGCAAACAATTCGCGCCTTATTCAAGCAAGTCGATTTTCTCAAACTTTCACTAGAAGAAGCTGAATGGCTTTTTGACACCAGAAAACCCAGGGAAATTTTAAACCGTCTTGACTCCGTGGAGGGTGTGATAGTGACAAATGGGGAACACGGTTGTGCTTACTCATTTGAAGAACACGATGGTGAGTTACCTGCCTTTGCTGTTACTGTTGCTGATACAACTGGAGCAGGAGATAGTTTTGTTGCTGGGTTTATCTATCAAGTGCTTATGCATGGAATTAAAAGCTTGAGCGATCCAGTAAAAGCTAAACAAATTGTCACCTATGCCAGCGCTGTCGGAGCCTTAACCACAATGAAACCAGGAGCGATCGCATCTCAACCAACAAAAGAGGAAGTGGAAGCTTTTTTAAGTCAAGAAATAGGAGTGTAA
- a CDS encoding gluconokinase: MVILVMGVSGSGKSTIAKLLADSLHWEFSDADNFHSPENIDKMRRGISLDDGDRLPWLQDIQAAIKKWLEDNQNVVLACSALKASYRQYFFIGDERIKLVYLKGSFNLIQKRLIQRQNHFMSEKLLKSQFDTLEEPADALYVDISAPPEVIVQNIRQSLGI; encoded by the coding sequence ATGGTAATTCTGGTCATGGGTGTTTCCGGTTCCGGTAAAAGCACCATCGCTAAACTATTAGCAGATTCTTTGCACTGGGAATTTAGTGACGCTGATAATTTCCATTCGCCTGAAAACATCGACAAAATGCGGCGTGGAATATCTCTAGATGATGGCGATCGCTTACCCTGGCTGCAAGACATACAAGCAGCGATCAAAAAATGGTTGGAAGACAATCAAAATGTAGTACTGGCGTGTTCTGCGCTCAAAGCAAGCTATCGTCAGTATTTTTTTATTGGTGATGAACGCATCAAGTTAGTTTATCTCAAAGGTTCATTTAATTTAATTCAAAAACGCCTGATTCAGCGACAAAATCACTTTATGTCTGAAAAACTCCTTAAGAGTCAGTTTGATACTCTTGAAGAACCTGCTGATGCTTTATATGTAGATATTTCAGCACCACCAGAGGTAATTGTGCAAAATATTCGGCAGAGTTTGGGGATTTAA
- a CDS encoding AraC family transcriptional regulator: MLKTEHESCAVEKAILESFNRQSLLSNDDSGWGGIRFQFTYSRSASALPDEVIFPANAIHIYTDLSSGYVVEARINGRLQKSSIVTGDSLIIPRGTAYWQSDNQKSKGITLGFNSDFLARTLSESIDLGCVELLPQFPAFDPLIYQIGLALKTELEQNRYSSRLYAESAATFLVTHLFHHYAFGKQKEQITTSGLPKYKLQQVIDYIHANLECNISLSELAFLAQMSLSHFSRLFKQSTGYSPHQFVIKCRVERARELLLKSDLSIADITYKVGFANQGHLTSHFKRLLGVTPKVVREK; the protein is encoded by the coding sequence ATGTTAAAGACAGAGCATGAATCCTGTGCTGTAGAAAAGGCAATTTTAGAAAGCTTCAATCGTCAATCTCTACTATCCAACGACGATTCGGGTTGGGGCGGTATTCGCTTTCAGTTCACTTATAGCAGGAGTGCCAGTGCGTTGCCAGATGAGGTGATCTTTCCGGCAAATGCGATTCATATTTATACAGATTTATCGTCTGGGTATGTTGTTGAAGCGCGAATTAATGGACGATTACAAAAAAGCTCCATTGTTACGGGTGATAGTCTAATCATTCCACGCGGCACAGCTTATTGGCAATCAGACAACCAAAAAAGCAAAGGCATTACCTTAGGTTTTAATTCCGATTTTCTTGCCCGCACTCTTTCGGAATCGATTGACCTGGGTTGTGTTGAACTTCTTCCTCAATTTCCAGCGTTTGATCCGTTAATTTATCAAATTGGGCTGGCGCTGAAAACTGAACTAGAACAGAATCGGTATTCTAGCCGCTTATATGCTGAATCTGCGGCAACGTTTCTTGTTACCCATCTTTTCCACCACTACGCCTTTGGCAAACAAAAGGAGCAAATTACAACAAGTGGCTTGCCTAAGTATAAATTACAACAGGTCATTGATTACATCCATGCCAACCTTGAATGCAATATTAGCTTGAGTGAATTGGCTTTTTTGGCTCAGATGAGTTTGTCTCACTTTTCTCGATTATTCAAACAATCAACAGGATACTCACCTCATCAGTTTGTCATCAAGTGTCGAGTTGAACGTGCGAGAGAACTTCTCCTTAAAAGTGACTTATCAATTGCGGATATTACTTATAAGGTCGGCTTTGCTAATCAGGGGCATTTAACCAGCCATTTCAAGCGCCTGCTGGGAGTCACACCTAAGGTCGTTCGAGAAAAATAG
- a CDS encoding GFA family protein, with protein sequence MSTKFTGGCLCGSVRYECSAEPIGMGNCHCRDCQRATGSAYASGLLVPQSAVTITGDVKYYDVIGDSGSTVSRGFCPNCGSLLFSKPPNPELMGILAGSLDDPSWFKPTMDIYTASAQPWDYMNPDLPKFAKMPLMPTDAHT encoded by the coding sequence ATGTCCACCAAATTTACTGGCGGTTGTCTGTGCGGATCTGTCCGTTACGAATGTTCAGCCGAACCCATTGGCATGGGGAATTGCCATTGTCGCGATTGTCAACGGGCAACAGGAAGTGCCTATGCCTCTGGGCTTCTCGTGCCGCAAAGTGCAGTCACTATCACCGGAGATGTGAAATATTATGATGTGATTGGTGATAGTGGAAGCACTGTTAGTCGTGGTTTTTGCCCGAACTGTGGTTCGCTATTATTTAGCAAGCCCCCGAATCCTGAGCTTATGGGCATTTTAGCAGGAAGTCTCGATGATCCAAGCTGGTTCAAACCTACAATGGATATTTACACAGCTAGCGCCCAGCCTTGGGATTACATGAACCCGGATCTACCCAAATTTGCCAAAATGCCATTGATGCCAACCGATGCACATACATAG
- the leuD gene encoding 3-isopropylmalate dehydratase small subunit, translating to MVSEVKAVSGRGIPLLGDDIDTDRIIPARFLRCVTFDGLGEHVFADDRAALKGEHVFDQVQYQGAKILVVNRNFGCGSSREHAPQAIAKWGIQALVGESFAEIFFGNCVAMGIPCVTADSTTVKQLQELIAANPLASVTVNLETMLVQYGDFSAPISMGEGAKNMFVSGTWDACGQLVAQTDQIRATAAKLPYLSWSKVAAS from the coding sequence ATGGTAAGTGAAGTTAAAGCTGTTTCCGGTCGTGGTATTCCTTTGCTGGGTGATGATATTGATACTGACCGCATTATTCCTGCCCGTTTTTTGCGCTGTGTTACCTTTGATGGTTTGGGTGAACATGTATTTGCTGACGATCGCGCTGCACTCAAAGGAGAACATGTTTTTGATCAAGTGCAGTATCAAGGCGCAAAGATTTTAGTAGTAAACCGTAACTTTGGTTGTGGTTCTTCACGGGAACATGCACCCCAAGCGATCGCAAAATGGGGTATTCAAGCATTAGTAGGTGAAAGCTTTGCGGAAATCTTTTTTGGCAACTGTGTAGCGATGGGCATTCCCTGCGTTACTGCTGATTCTACCACCGTCAAACAACTGCAAGAACTCATTGCTGCTAATCCCCTAGCGTCTGTGACAGTTAATTTAGAAACCATGCTGGTGCAATATGGTGATTTTTCTGCCCCCATCTCAATGGGAGAAGGTGCGAAAAATATGTTTGTTTCCGGTACTTGGGATGCTTGCGGGCAGTTGGTAGCACAGACAGACCAAATTCGGGCAACAGCAGCAAAATTACCGTACTTGAGTTGGAGTAAAGTCGCTGCCAGCTAA
- the leuC gene encoding 3-isopropylmalate dehydratase large subunit codes for MSKGTLFDKVWDLHTVGILPSGQTQLFIGLHLIHEVTSPQAFAMLRERGLKVLFPERTVATVDHIVPTTNQARPFVDALAEEMMQALEQNCKENGITFHNIGSGNQGIVHVIAPEQGLTQPGMTIACGDSHTSTHGAFGAIAFGIGTSQVRDVLASQTLALSKLKVRKIEVNGTLKPGVYAKDVILHIIRTLGVKGGVGYAYEYAGTTFEQMNMEERMTVCNMSIEGGARCGYINPDQVTYAYLKGRDFAPKGVNWDKAVAWWESINSDADAEYDDVVVFDAADIPPTVTWGITPGQGIGVNQFVPSAEQLPEEDRQIAEEAYIYMDLAPGQPILGTKVDVCFIGSCTNGRISDLREAAKVVKGRQVAQGVKAFVVPGSERVKQQAEAEGLDQIFQAAGFEWREPGCSMCLAMNPDKLQGRQLSASSSNRNFKGRQGSASGRTLLMSPAMVAAAAVKGKVFDVRELL; via the coding sequence ATGAGCAAAGGCACACTGTTTGATAAAGTTTGGGACTTGCACACTGTTGGCATACTTCCTTCAGGACAAACACAACTATTTATAGGACTACACCTGATTCATGAAGTTACTAGTCCCCAAGCCTTTGCTATGTTAAGGGAGCGGGGTTTAAAGGTATTATTTCCAGAGCGGACAGTTGCGACGGTTGACCATATTGTGCCGACAACTAATCAGGCACGTCCTTTTGTTGATGCCCTAGCAGAGGAAATGATGCAGGCGCTAGAGCAGAACTGTAAAGAAAATGGCATTACCTTCCATAATATCGGTTCTGGTAATCAGGGTATTGTGCATGTGATAGCACCAGAACAAGGACTCACCCAACCAGGGATGACGATCGCTTGTGGAGATAGCCATACTTCAACTCATGGTGCATTTGGTGCGATCGCGTTTGGGATCGGTACTAGCCAAGTCCGCGATGTTCTCGCCTCCCAAACCCTAGCCTTATCTAAACTCAAAGTCCGCAAAATCGAAGTTAACGGCACTCTCAAACCAGGTGTATATGCCAAAGATGTCATCCTGCATATCATTCGTACCCTTGGTGTGAAAGGTGGTGTAGGATATGCCTATGAATACGCAGGCACTACCTTTGAGCAAATGAACATGGAAGAACGGATGACCGTCTGTAATATGTCTATTGAAGGCGGTGCGCGTTGCGGTTACATTAATCCAGATCAAGTCACTTACGCATACCTTAAGGGCAGAGACTTTGCTCCTAAAGGTGTAAACTGGGACAAAGCAGTTGCCTGGTGGGAGTCGATCAACAGCGATGCTGATGCCGAGTACGATGATGTCGTAGTGTTTGACGCCGCCGACATTCCCCCTACCGTTACTTGGGGCATTACACCCGGTCAAGGTATCGGCGTTAACCAGTTTGTACCCTCCGCCGAACAACTACCAGAAGAAGACCGCCAAATTGCCGAAGAAGCTTACATCTATATGGATCTAGCACCAGGTCAACCCATACTCGGCACAAAAGTCGATGTCTGCTTTATTGGCAGCTGTACCAACGGCAGGATTAGCGATTTGCGAGAAGCTGCCAAAGTTGTCAAAGGGCGTCAGGTTGCCCAGGGAGTCAAAGCTTTTGTTGTCCCTGGTTCCGAACGGGTGAAACAACAAGCAGAAGCAGAAGGACTAGATCAAATCTTCCAAGCAGCAGGTTTTGAATGGCGCGAACCCGGATGTTCGATGTGTTTAGCCATGAATCCTGACAAACTCCAGGGACGGCAACTCAGCGCTTCTTCTTCTAACCGCAACTTCAAAGGTCGGCAGGGTTCCGCCTCTGGTCGGACTTTGTTGATGAGTCCGGCAATGGTGGCGGCGGCGGCGGTCAAAGGTAAAGTCTTCGATGTGCGCGAGTTGTTGTAG